The nucleotide sequence GCCCCGACGAACCCGAGCGGGTAGACGTGCCACCAGATCGCGTCGTGCACCCAGCCCGGCTCGGACCTGCCCGGAGAAGTCATGACGGCGATGCTCTCCCAGGCACCGAGGCCCGCGGCCAGGCGGGTGGTCGACCGTCCGACACCCCGTGTGGGTGACCTCACCGCCGGTGCACCCGGGGTACCGCGTACAGTCCGTCTCGGTCGCTGTTGCGCCTCTGCTTTCGTTCTCGAACGTCCGCAGTCGTCTCTGCCTGACGTTCCTCTCGGTCCTGCCGGTCGGTGCGGCGGCCCCGCACCGTGTACATGCCCGGTGCGGACACCTCCCAGCACGGAAGAAGAACGACATGGCTCAGGGCACTGTGAAGTGGTTCAACGCGGAGAAGGGCTTCGGGTTCATCGCCCAGGACGGCGGCGGCGCCGACGTCTTCTGCCACTACTCGGCCATCACCGGTAGCGGCTACAAGTCCCTCGAGGAGGGGCAGCAGGTCGAGTTCGACGTCACCCAGGGCCAGAAGGGCCCCCAGGCGGAGAACGTCCGCGCGGTCTGACCGACGCGAACCGAGGGGCCACGGCGCACTGCGCCGTGGCCCTTCGGCGCCTCCGGGGCGGCAGATCCGGGGCGCGCCGCGGGGTACCCGGCGCCTGCCGTCTGG is from Blastococcus sp. HT6-4 and encodes:
- a CDS encoding cold-shock protein is translated as MAQGTVKWFNAEKGFGFIAQDGGGADVFCHYSAITGSGYKSLEEGQQVEFDVTQGQKGPQAENVRAV